One window of Candidatus Hydrogenedens sp. genomic DNA carries:
- a CDS encoding HAD family hydrolase produces the protein MIKAVSFDFWGTLFRDAFSKERQEYRAKAIVNTFKQGVSLDNALEAMSMVVKEFARCHIEEQRTLTPEDAVDMVSLQLGIELNKHEYEFLAEEFATAILVFQPEPIENALEAVRYTSQFVPVGLISDTGISPGKSLLKLLEIHGFTQYISSYRFSDIEGVAKPQSIMFEKTAYELGVKTEEMLHLGDLEPTDIVGIKSVGGYAGLFAGINLKYMTSTTADFLFTNWFEYIENLPQILDNHFDNKKSND, from the coding sequence ATGATAAAAGCAGTAAGTTTTGATTTTTGGGGAACATTATTTCGAGATGCGTTTAGTAAAGAAAGGCAAGAGTATCGAGCCAAAGCCATAGTGAATACTTTTAAGCAAGGGGTATCGTTAGATAATGCTTTGGAAGCGATGTCTATGGTGGTAAAAGAATTTGCACGATGCCATATTGAGGAGCAACGAACATTAACGCCGGAGGATGCAGTGGATATGGTGTCGTTGCAATTGGGTATAGAACTTAATAAACATGAATATGAATTTTTGGCAGAAGAATTTGCTACTGCAATATTAGTATTTCAACCAGAACCTATAGAAAATGCCTTAGAGGCGGTTCGGTATACCTCGCAGTTTGTTCCTGTGGGTCTTATCTCGGATACGGGTATATCACCAGGAAAATCATTACTTAAATTACTTGAAATACATGGCTTTACTCAATATATTTCCTCATATCGTTTTTCCGATATAGAAGGTGTTGCTAAACCCCAATCCATCATGTTTGAAAAAACGGCGTATGAGTTAGGCGTGAAAACAGAGGAAATGTTACATTTAGGAGACCTGGAACCCACAGATATTGTTGGGATAAAAAGTGTAGGTGGTTATGCAGGTCTTTTTGCCGGGATAAATCTTAAATATATGACTTCTACGACGGCAGATTTTCTATTTACAAATTGGTTTGAATATATTGAAAATCTACCACAAATTTTAGATAATCATTTTGATAATAAAAAATCCAATGACTAA